The nucleotide sequence gaaataaaaacatgcAGATCAGAGAAATATCATTGGAAACTGGACAGGTTAAAGATAATAGGTATTAATGCTTTATACTCTTTCTGGATTGAATTGCTTCTGTTTTAATGCCCAAGCATCTAATGTGGAAGTGTGAATATGTGATGGTTTCCAGAGTTGAATGCAAGCCCCATTTGTTTGACTGCCAGCCACAGTGGGTGGTTGCAGATAAAATAACATTCCATGTAAGCTTTCAAATTGATCCATGTGATGTAATGgggtttattaaaaaaatatacaggCTCCTTTTTTTGACGACCAAATTGATCCAATCGTATGGACAAAGAGAGTTTACCATGACTTCGGCAGGAACGGTTGGATGAATCTGAGATGGAACATTGTCAACATCCCCTTTTATGGCATACCAGATGGAGTCCATTTTCTCACCAACACGAAGCATTGAAGCAGCTATGGGAATCATCAGTGGCATAAGTGTTACTTCTCTTACTTTCTTGTCTTTGTTTTCAGTTTTGCACAGGTACTAACACCATTACATCCACCCAGTTCATCAAAGATCCCGAAGCTATGCTCTCTAATGGAAGTCTCTTCAAAATAGGTTTCTTTAGCTCTGGCAATTCCACTAAACAATACTTCGGGATCTGGTACAACACCACTTCCCGATTCACTGTTATATGGATAGCTAACAGGGAAAACCCTCTCAATGATTCTTCAGGGATTGTGATGGTATCTGAAGATGGTAATCTCCTGGTTCTAAATGGCCACAAAGAGATCTTCTGGTcatcaaatgattcaaatgCCGCTCCAAATTCAAGTGCCCAGCTTTTAGATTCTGGGAACCTTTTTTTGCAGGACAAAAACAGTTGAAAGATCATATGGGAGAGCTTCCAGCATCCTTCTCACACCTTTTTGCAGAAGATGGAGCTGAGTGAAAACATTAAGACTGGTGAGAAGAAAGCACTAACATCATGGAAAAGTCCTTCGGATCCAGCTGTTGGAAGCTTCTCAGCTGGCATTCATCCATCAAACATTCCTGAAATTTTGTCTGGAGCGCCAGTTGTCCATTCTGGCGTAGTGGTCCATGGAATGGTCAGACCTTAATAGGAGTACCTGAAATGAATTATCTCAATGGATTTCATGTAGTTGATGATCAAGATGGTAATGTTTCTGTCACTTTTGAGCATGCATACGCCTCTATCTTATGGTAGTATGTCTCGTCTCCTCAAGGAACAATAGTGGAAATGTATAGCCACGACAGCATGGAGAATTGGGAGATTACATGGCAGAGTCGTAAAAGTGAGTGTGATGTCTATGGCAAGTGTGGGGCATTTGTAATTCACCAATTTGTAGCTGTTTAAGAGGGTTTGAACCAAGGAATATAGAGGAATGGAGTAGAGGAAATTGGACTGGTGAATGTGTCAGGAAgacaattaattttatcttcaaGCTGTGTCAGAACTCAGAAGTTGtagcaaaattaattttatcctCAGCTTCCAACATAGAAAGATTAATAATTGGAAGATGGGTCTTGagttaaaaaaccattttattgAAGAAACCCGAATGGGCCACATGATGGTTGAggttaaaaacaaattatttaagaaaaaaaaaatgcatattaaaaaattgatttccaGTATGTCCACAAGAAGGGAAAATGGGGAGTAGACTACCAATAGAAAAGTAAGACCAacccaaacatgaaaaaagttGAATGAGTCAAGAAACCCAATTGGTCAATGCCCTTGCATGCTAAGaaattgaatatgaatttatgaatgaaaaaaaacatttcattattttcaactGAATGACATGATTTTCCCTCTACAAAttcataaccaaaaaaaaaaaaaaaaaaaaaaaatccactcaaatttgcaaatttttctccaaaaactTGTGGCTCAATGGCTTTAAAGCAAAAGCTTTTGTCTCAAGGGGAGTGATTTGGAAAGTAGTAGTATTGTccaatagtcattattataatCAATGGGTGTCTTAGGTTGGAAGCTGAGATAGCAGAAGAAAGAGAGACTAGGCAAGTGGGGATACATAAATTCCTTCCTAGAGTCTGGGCAGGTTCCTTGTAGCTCAGGAGGTCATTGTGATTTGGGTTTTCCTGGCTGTGCATGACTTTTGTTCCTGttcattttaattcattttcttgGCTCCCATATATTTTGATTCCTGTTCAAATTtctaaaacaattaattttatcttcaaGCTGTGTCAGAACTCAGAAGTTGtagcaaattttttatttttttatttctactcccatttttatatatctaatgcatttgtattataaaatttgttaacAGCATAATTGCCTATATATTTCAGCATAGGATCGATTAAgctgaaaatttttggaaacacattgaagaattggaaaaatGTCGGAAGATTGGCTGAGAAAAAAGGAGTATCATTCAGGGATTTAGAAGCAGGATTGAGGGTAAAGATCGAGAGGCATGGATTAATATTTGATTCATTCTGTAATTAATTCCACTGGACAGCATCATGGTATAGAAAGTTTGGACCATCAAGGAGTCGAGGTGAAAATTGGGCTGGGAGGCCCATGGCCTGGCTCGGCATGACACAGTTACTGTGCAGGTTGAATGAGGCCATGTTAATTTCTGGATTCAACAATCAAAGAATTTGAACAAGAAAGAATATGGATTTTAATATTCACGAATTTAGAAGCAAGCACTAATATTTGATCCAACCTGCAATCAAACCCAATAGACTGTGTCATGGTATGAAAGTACAGTTCCTTGATCCATCCAGGACCCTAACTTAAAGCGAATGtggcaaccggttgaggaattggGAAGACAGGTGGCTTCTAGATTAATCGAATGCATAGCATTTTTCTGACGCAAGGGCCGCAGGGCTGCTTGAAAAGACAAATTGAGTTGCCAGGCAAGACCTGCAATGGTATtactaaaagaaatatttatttatttatatatatccaTGTGGGAACGGAGGGAGATGATTTAGACCTTTTGGTTACAGATGAAGATGGAAAATGTCAAAACATCATTGTATGACATATGCATCGAAAATATACATCTCCATATTCACAACAGCAACCATCATTCAAGAGGTTATGGAAATCATCAGCCTCAAAAGCGTAATACCTCTACTTCTCTTGCTTTCTGTAATTTGTTTTGGGTTTTGCACTGCCATCGACACCATGACCTCCACTCGATTCATCGAAGACCCTGAAACTCTAGTCTCTAATGGAAGTGCCTTCAAACTGGGTTTCTTTAGCCTTGCCGATTCAACCAACCGCTACGTTGGCATCTGGTACAGCACCCCTTCTTTATCTACTGTCATATGGGTGGCTAACAGGGACAAACCCCTCAATGATTCCTCTGGGATTGTGACCATATCTGAAGATGGTAATCTTCTGGTTATGAACGGCCAGAAAGAGATTGTTTGGTCCTCAAATGTTTCAAATGCAGCAGCAAATTCAAGTGCTCAGCTTTTAGATTCTGGAAACCTTGTTCTGCGAGATAACAGCGGAAGCATCACATGGGAGAGCATCCAACATCCTTCTGATTCACTTTTGCCAAAGATGAAAATCAGCACTGATACAAATACTGGTGAGAAGGTAGTACTAACATCATGGAAATCTCCCTCTGATCCGTCTATTGGAAGTCTCTCTGCAGGAATAAACCCTCTAAGCATTCCTCAACTATTCATCTGGAATGGCAGTCATCCATATTGGCGAAGTGGTCCATGGGACGGACAGATCTTTATTGGAATACCCGACATGACTTCAGTTTTCCATAATGGACTTCAGGTGGTTGATGATAAAGAAGGTACTGTTTATGCAACTTTTTCTGTGGCAAATTCGTCTATCTTTTTCTATAATGTCTTGACTCCCCAAGGAACACTAGTGGAAACATACAGGGAGTACGGGAAGGAGGAGTGGGAGGTTACTTGGAGCAGCAATAAAAGTGAGTGTGATGTTTATGGTACATGTGGGGCATTTGGAATCTGTAATTCAGGGAATTCACCAATTTGCAGCTGTTTGAGAGGGTACGAGCCAAAGTATATAGAGGAATGGAGTAGAGGAAATTGGACTAGTGGATGTGTGAGGAAGACGCCACTACAATGTGAAAGAACAAACAGCAGCAGCGGTCAACAGGGCAAACTAGACGGATTTTTTAGGCTAACAACAGTGAAAGTTCCAGACTTTGCGGATTGGTCTCTTGCTCTCGAAGATGAATGCAGAGAGCAGTGCTTGAAGAATTGTTCTTGCATGGCTTATTCATATTATAGTGGCATCGGTTGTATGTCATGGAGTGGAAACTTGATTGATTTGCAAAAATTCACTCAAGGTGGGGCAGATCTTTACATTCGTCTTGCCAATtcagaactaggtaaaaatgttCTTGTTTTCTTTACCTCTTGTTTTTCTGGTTGTATCCTTTTGCAGAATGGAATATGCGAACACCCAAGCTTATTAAACACCTTATGGCAACTTGTATCCAATCCAGTCTCATGTATTAGGCTttggttatataaatttttgaatatttcttGTTCTGTTTTACAGATAAGAAGAGAGATATGAAAGCAATTATTTCTGTTACAATTGTAATAGGAACAATTGCCATTGGCATCTGTACATATTTCTCATGGAGGTGGAGACGCAAACAAACAAGTAATTTTCCCATTTAAAAAGCAGCTCAGTAGGCTATGCTATGATAGATTTGTAGTTGTTATCTAGAAATGACTCACTTCTACATTTTGCAACAGTGAAAGATAAAAGCAAGGAGATATTACTATCTGACCGAGGGGATGCATATCAAATTTATGATATGAATAGgcttggagacaatgcaaaccAGGTTAAACTTGAAGAGTTACCACTTCTCGCCCTTGAGAAGCTGGCAACTGCAACAAACAACTTTCATGAGGCCAATAAGCTTGGGCAGGGTGGTTTTGGTCCAGTATACAGGGTAATGCTTGTTCATTTTGAGCTTTCTAGGGTATTATTTTGAACTattagttattaatttagttgattGTTTGAAGGGAAAATTGCCAGGAGGACAAGAAATAGCAGTGAAAAGACTTTCAAGAGCATCTGCACAGGGTCTAGCAGAATTCATGAATGAGGTGATGGTGATTTCTAAAATCCAACACCGGAATCTTGTTAGACTTCTTGGCTGCTGCATTGAAGGAGATGAAAAGTTGTTGATCTATGAGTACATGCCAAACAAAAGCTTGGATGCCTTTCTCTTTGGTTAGATCATGTTATTGTCCCTAATGTTATATGTTGTTCCAATTTCATAGCTCTGCATCACTATAGATTCAATGCAGCACAGCAGCAGTATTTTGTCCATATTATCAATTGAGACTTATGTTTCCGTTTTCTTTTTCTATGCCCATCATTCAGATCCTCTGAAGCGAGAGTTTTTGGATTGGAGAAAACGCTTCAGCATTATCGAAGGGATTGGAAGAGGTCTCCTTTACCTTCACAGAGATTCTAGATTAAGAATCATTCATCGAGACCTAAAGGCAAGTAACATTTTGTTGGATGAAGATCTGAATGCTAAGATTTCAGACTTTGGTATGGCAAGGATATTTGGAAGCAATCAAGATCAAGCCAATACAGTGAGGGTCGTGGGAACGTAGTAAGTGGTCATTGCCTTCTCTCAATTTCCTTAAGTCATCTATTTGATATCCTAATATTTATTGCTCAATGATTTAATGCAGTGGTTATATGTCCCCTGAGTATGCAATGGGAGGACAATTTTCAGAAAAATCTGATGTATTCAGCTTTGGGGTGTTGTTATTAGAGATTGTAAGTGGGAGAAGGAACACTAGTTTTCAATATGATGACCAGTACATGAGCCTTTTGGGATATGTAAGTGTATAATGGAAATCATCACCTTAGTTATAAAGAGTTTCATCATTGTATTCCAGCAAATTTAACCTAAAATTACACTatgttttgttaaaattttcagGCATGGACACTCTGGTGCGAACACAACATCAAAGAACTAATAGATGAAACCATAGCAGAAGCCTGCTTCCAAGAGGAGATATCAAGATGCATACATGTGGGACTGTTATGTGTGCAAGAATCAGCTAAAGACAGGCCATCCATTTCAACTGTTGTTTCTATGCTCTCTAGTGAAATTGCACATCTTCCTCCCCCAAAGCAACCTCCATTCTTGGAGAAGCAGACTGCGATAGATATTGAGTCTTCTCAACTGAGACAAAACAAATATTCTTCAAACCAAGTAACAGTTACAGTCATTCAGGGCCGATAGCATATGATTAGGtgacaattagtttgattatttattttttatgtgggTATGTATTCAATTTGGTGCCTTCAGTCTGAAGAACCCCATCATGTACTGCTATCTAATTTATTGATTTGGATCCTTTATTCTTCAGCAAAATGTATATAGATCTTCTACACTGAGCTCTTCAAAAAGATATGGAACAGAGAAACAACACATGAAAATTGGACTTGTTAGATATTAATACTTTCTACTATTTTTGGATTgaatcaacttttattttaatacctAGGCATCTAATGTAGAGGTGTGATGGTTTCCAAACTCAATGCAGACCCTTCTTTTGGAGTGGCATGTACAATTGGTGCTAGCAGACCAAATCACTTGTCCGTTTGTGTCTGCCCATTGTTTCGACGGGGCACCTTGTTTTAACAATAAAACCAATTTAAGACTTCCCAAAACAGAGTTGACGATgactttgatatttttttgaaagaaacatCTACACTTGTCGTGGAAAGATATGAGGAGGAAGTTAAGACAGAACATTTCATACAACCTTTAGACGGAGTCCATTTTCACAGAAACAAGAAGCATTGGAGCAGCTATGGGGATCAACAGTGGCACTACTGTAAGAGTTCTATTgctcttattttattgtttttggtttgagTTTTGCGTTTATGCCATAGACACCTTTACATCCACACACTTCATCAAGGATTCTGAAACTATAGTCTCTAATGGAAGTCTCTTCAAACTGGGTTTCTTTAGCCCTAGTAATTCTACCAAACGCTATGTCGGAACCTGGTACGGCAAGACTTCTGTATCCTCTGTGGTATGGGTTGCTAACAGGGACAAGCCCCTTAATGATACATCTGGAATTGTGAAGATATCTGAAGATGGtaatcttcaaattttgaatggCGAGAAAGAGGTTATCTGGTCATCAAATGTTTCAAATGCTGTATCAAACACAACCGCGCAGCTTTTAGATTCTGGAAACCTTGTTTTGAAAGACGACAGCAGTGGAAGGATCATATGGGAGAGTTTCCAGCATCCTTCTCATGCACTTTTGGCAAATATGAAACTCAGCACCAACATGTACACCGGTGAGAGACGAGTGCTGACATCATGGAAAAAGGCTTCAGATCCATCCATTGGAAGCTTCTCTGTAGGAGTTGATCCATCAAATATCACTCAAACTTTCATTTGGAATGGCAGTCATCCATATTATCGCACTGGTCCATGGAATGGTCAGATCTTTATTGGAGTAGCCAACATGAATTCATTTGTTGGTAATGGGTTTCGGATGGACCATGATGAAGAAGGTACCGTTTCTGTATCTTTtactacttctgatgattttttatcattgtaCTTTACCTTGACTCCTGAAGGAACAATGGAGGAAATAAATAGACAGAAGGAAGATTGGGAGGTCAGATGGGAAAGCAAGCAAACTGAGTGTGATGTTTATGGTAAGTGTGGGGTATTTGGAATCTGTAATCCAAAGAATTCACCAATTTGTAGCTGTTTGCGAGGGTATGAGCCAAAGTCTGTAGAGGAATGGAATAGAGGAAATTGGACTAGTGGGTGTGTGAGGAAGACCCCATTGCAATGTGAGAGAACAAATGGTAGCATTGAAGTGGGAAAAATAGATGGATTTTTTAGGGTAACAATGTTGAAAGTACCAGATTTTGTAGAATGGTTCCCTGCTCTTAAAAATCAATGCAGAGATATGTGCTTGAAGAATTGTTCCTGTACAGCTTATTCCTATAATAATGGAATTGGTTGTATGTCATGGAGTCGTGACTTACTCGATATGCAAAAGTTCTCTAGCAGTGGAGCAGATCTTTACATTCGTGTCGCACACACGGAACTAGGTAAATGGTCTTGTTTCCTTtacctctttctctctctgctTAGATACTAGTtcatattttgatgaatttttagTCCGATATTTACTTCTTGTTTTGATTTACAGATGAAAAGAGAAATGTGAAAGTAATTGTTCCAGTTATAGTGATTATAGGAACAATTACTATCATCTGCATATATTTAT is from Vitis riparia cultivar Riparia Gloire de Montpellier isolate 1030 chromosome 10, EGFV_Vit.rip_1.0, whole genome shotgun sequence and encodes:
- the LOC117923174 gene encoding uncharacterized protein LOC117923174 codes for the protein MSKHHCMTYASKIYISIFTTATIIQEVMEIISLKSVIPLLLLLSVICFGFCTAIDTMTSTRFIEDPETLVSNGSAFKLGFFSLADSTNRYVGIWYSTPSLSTVIWVANRDKPLNDSSGIVTISEDGNLLVMNGQKEIVWSSNVSNAAANSSAQLLDSGNLVLRDNSGSITWESIQHPSDSLLPKMKISTDTNTGEKVVLTSWKSPSDPSIGSLSAGINPLSIPQLFIWNGSHPYWRSGPWDGQIFIGIPDMTSVFHNGLQVVDDKEGTVYATFSVANSSIFFYNVLTPQGTLVETYREYGKEEWEVTWSSNKSECDVYGTCGAFGICNSGNSPICSCLRGYEPKYIEEWSRGNWTSGCVRKTPLQCERTNSSSGQQGKLDGFFRLTTVKVPDFADWSLALEDECREQCLKNCSCMAYSYYSGIGCMSWSGNLIDLQKFTQGGADLYIRLANSELDKKRDMKAIISVTIVIGTIAIGICTYFSWRWRRKQTMKDKSKEILLSDRGDAYQIYDMNRLGDNANQVKLEELPLLALEKLATATNNFHEANKLGQGGFGPVYRGKLPGGQEIAVKRLSRASAQGLAEFMNEVMVISKIQHRNLVRLLGCCIEGDEKLLIYEYMPNKSLDAFLFDPLKREFLDWRKRFSIIEGIGRGLLYLHRDSRLRIIHRDLKASNILLDEDLNAKISDFGMARIFGSNQDQANTVRVVGTYGYMSPEYAMGGQFSEKSDVFSFGVLLLEIVSGRRNTSFQYDDQYMSLLGYAWTLWCEHNIKELIDETIAEACFQEEISRCIHVGLLCVQESAKDRPSISTVVSMLSSEIAHLPPPKQPPFLEKQTAIDIESSQLRQNKYSSNQVTVTVIQGRYKIGVMVSKLNADPSFGVACTIGASRPNHLSVCTESIFTETRSIGAAMGINSGTTVRVLLLLFYCFWFEFCVYAIDTFTSTHFIKDSETIVSNGSLFKLGFFSPSNSTKRYVGTWYGKTSVSSVVWVANRDKPLNDTSGIVKISEDGNLQILNGEKEVIWSSNVSNAVSNTTAQLLDSGNLVLKDDSSGRIIWESFQHPSHALLANMKLSTNMYTGERRVLTSWKKASDPSIGSFSVGVDPSNITQTFIWNGSHPYYRTGPWNGQIFIGVANMNSFVGNGFRMDHDEEGTVSVSFTTSDDFLSLYFTLTPEGTMEEINRQKEDWEVRWESKQTECDVYGKCGVFGICNPKNSPICSCLRGYEPKSVEEWNRGNWTSGCVRKTPLQCERTNGSIEVGKIDGFFRVTMLKVPDFVEWFPALKNQCRDMCLKNCSCTAYSYNNGIGCMSWSRDLLDMQKFSSSGADLYIRVAHTELDEKRNVKVIVPVIVIIGTITIICIYLSCRCWMTKQRARVRREKIVEVSLFERGNVHPKFSDANMLGNNVKQVKLEEQLLINFEKLVTATNNFDEANKLGQGGFGSVYRGKLPEGQEIAVKRLSRASAQGLEEFLNEVMVISNVQHRNLVRLLGCCTEGDEKMLVYEYLPNKSLDAFLFDPVKRDSLTWRRRFSIIEGIARGLLYLHRDSRLRIIHRDLKASNILLDEDMNPKISDFGMARIFQAKQDKANTVRIAGTYGYMSPEYAMEGIFSEKSDVFSFGVLLLEIISGIKSAGFCHDEQSLNLLGYAWKLWNGDSMEAFIDGRISEECYQEEILRCIHVGLLCVQELAKDRPSISIVVSMLCSEIAHLPSPKPPAYRERQITIDTESSRRQNLCSVNQVTVTNVHAR